The following proteins come from a genomic window of Miscanthus floridulus cultivar M001 chromosome 2, ASM1932011v1, whole genome shotgun sequence:
- the LOC136537138 gene encoding UDP-glucuronate 4-epimerase 6-like produces MAGSHADADATLLLRRAAGAKQLVSASLHLLFRATVLATLALIVLFAVHYPSLLSHSFSLSTLPASGSGSSSSSSSLRSRHSHWSLLGSGTSSLYGWGAAWEREVQRSTRPRGDGPLSVVVTSAAGFVGSRCSLVLRARGDSVLSLDNFNAYYDPSLKSARQRLLACRGVVVHDTDVNDAALLERLLSVVPFTHVRTSRPRRPCVTRCRGRNTAAAAPASAPGAPALGQAGSLAAAAA; encoded by the coding sequence aTGGCGGGCTCCCACGCGGACGCGGACGCGACGTTGCTGCTGCGGCGTGCGGCGGGTGCCAAGCAGCTCGTGTCGGCATCGTTGCACCTGCTCTTCCGTGCCACCGTGCTCGCCACGCTCGCGCTCATCGTGCTCTTCGCCGTGCACTACCCGTCCCTACTCTCCCACTCCTTCAGCCTCTCCACGTTGCCCgcgtccggctccggctcctcctcttcttcctcctcgctgcGGTCTCGGCACTCGCACTGGAGCCTGCTAGGCTCAGGGACATCGTCGTTGTACGGGTGGGGCGCGGCGTGGGAGCGAGAGGTGCAGCGCAGCACGAGGCCGCGGGGGGACGGGCCACTGTCCGTGGTCGTCACGAGCGCCGCGGGCTTCGTGGGCTCGCGCTGCTCGCTGGTGCTCCGCGCTCGCGGCGACAGCGTGCTCAGCCTCGACAACTTCAACGCCTACTACGACCCGTCCTTGAAGAGCGCGCGGCAGCGTCTGCTGGCGTGCCGTGGCGTGGTGGTGCATGACACCGACGTCAACGACGCCGCGCTGCTGGAGCGACTCCTGTCCGTGGTGCCGTTCACGCACGTGCGCACCTCGCGGCCTAGGCGGCCGTGCGTGACGCGATGCAGGGGCCGCAACACGGCAGCAGCAGCCCCAGCTTCAGCCCCCGGAGCCCCAGCACTGGGGCAGGCAGGCTCgctcgccgctgccgccgcgtgA